A region from the Chrysoperla carnea chromosome 4, inChrCarn1.1, whole genome shotgun sequence genome encodes:
- the LOC123297343 gene encoding rap guanine nucleotide exchange factor 6 isoform X5: MSDLDPVFFRALSRPPGSRSLQDLQVIYYGLCSLEALHSYRDSELRALCKIVRLERHQANDVLYYTGELSTCWYILLSGSVFIDGSMYLPRSSFGKRSGGSARRPNECFVLEPSEMIVIDYVDDQSRNLRTPINSQTHFMEHSHQPRPVNLMFEDSFGGGGRGVIGNTMGLYQKCSRGSHSSDTSSAYSGSDTMASTHSELGETDDGLLDLTGIVESIVDSDEDDDLAESMDSLTVRDTVRECLEKDPSERSEEDIETLLEFTQHLKAFTNMTLAVRRALCQVMVFAVVEKAGTIVMNDREELDSWSVLVNGSVEVCIAGEPPRTLGLGDSFGILPTMEKLYHKGVMRTKCDDCQFVCITQTDYYRIQHQGEENTRRLEENGQVVLVTELRGTVESGVNHRGYVVIRGTPERLMLQLILENSLTDPTYVEDFLLTHRTFISSPLHVANKLLKWFDEPEIRDRVTRVVLLWVNNHFTDFETDPNMIEFLEAFEQRLEDEKMADQLRLLNISCAAKARIRNVVLARPSRDEVLNFQILGGYDRNFGIFISKVDKQSKAEKLGLKRGDQILDVNGQSFEHVSHAKALEILRGTTHLSITVKSNLFNFKEMLNTPDNSPRPRSRKISEISRLQADPRARLSSVDAAGIIIPGSNHDSPSRPSVVMHSPHKEKSVKSFMTLGPKRRLQKALMKINILPKNMINSNNDSMQDSLNPAPLPGALYQSQSNPDLMSLCYDDIRCTDYPEHVLKVYRPDQSCKYLLIHKETTAHEVVMLALQEFGMTEPSSNYSLCEVSVSDGHAIKQKRLPDQLQNLAELIGLSSRYYLKTNGITETLVPDELAAELVRESAVHFLQLNAVEVAIQLTLQDFSVFRQIESTEYIDDLFELNSKYGTPMLGQFAELVNREMFWVVTEVCRESNVVRRSKIIKQFIKVARQCKECKNFNSMFAIVSGLGHGAVSRLRQTWERLPSKYQRAFLDLQQLMDPSRNMSKYRQLVSSEQAQPPIIPFYPVVKKDLTFIHLGNDTKVDGLINFEKLRMIAKEVRSLTNMCSSQYDLLTMLELGGQPPSSAMVALNQLTTNIGTHQSGQTTVKRRKKSAAAPNPKKMFEESQMVRRVKAYLNNMQVINDESKLHALSLECEGNNTSGGGSGFGGGSSGGSGQPSRRRHASPAPSTASSTSTTSDERKPSGTKFEPGKTRPHQPPRQVSGGCLVSGGVNVLTSGMIPLPGSLAPPHIQNSRRPPSATGSYTAGYNHAPGAGGRAMHERSHSDTPTPLPSVALSAESSSVTSLSNLPLRKTLTSGELACYGISGSVTSSDSGHSTGADTHSNSSAESTLPLSAATTTTTHNYAPTMSNYKGGGASRRPPPAYSVAAQMARLHRLGRAHSHEGCHYHTDPDTDQDDEETQVSAV, from the exons TTTTGGGAAAAGATCTGGTGGGAGTGCTCGGCGACCAAATGAGTGCTTTGTTCTGGAACCATCTGAGATGATTGtg ATTGACTATGTCGACGATCAATCCAGAAATTTACGTACTCCAATAAATTCACAAACACACTTCATGGAGCACTCACATCAACCAAGACCAGTCAATCTCATGTTTGAGGATTct tttggcGGTGGAGGCCGTGGAGTTATTGGCAATACTATGGGATTGTATCAAAAATGTAGTCGTGGTTCACATAGCTCAGATACAAGCTCAGCATACAGTGGCTCAGATACAATGGCATCTACACACAGTGAACTTGGTGAAACTGATGATGGTCTTTTAGATCTCACCGGCATTGTTGAGAGCATAGTTGATAGCGATGAAGATGATGATCTTGCAGAGAGTATGGAT aGTTTGACAGTACGTGATACGGTTCGAGAATGTTTAGAAAAAGATCCATCAGAACGATCAGAAGAGGATATCGAAACATTGTTAGAATTTACGCAACATTTAAAAGCATTTACCAATATGACTCTGGCCGTGAGAAGAGCTCTTTGCCAAGTTATG gtATTTGCCGTTGTGGAGAAGGCCGGTACAATTGTGATGAATGATCGTGAAGAATTGGATTCATGGAGTGTTTTAGTGAATGGTAGTGTAGAAGTTTGTATAGCTGGTGAACCACCACGAACCTTAGGATTAGGTGATTCATTTGGAATTCTACCAACAatggaaaaattatatcataagGGTGTTATGCGTACCAAATGTGATGATTGTCAATTTGTTTGTATCACTCAAACTGATTATTACAG AATTCAACATCAAGGAGAAGAAAATACAAGGCGACTTGAAGAAAATGGTCAAGTAGTTTTAGTAACTGAACTACGTGGAACTGTCGAATCAGGTGTAAATCATCGAGGATACGTTGTTATACGG gggacACCAGAACGATTAATGttacaattaatattagaaaattcatTAACGGATCCTACGTACGTTGAAGATTTTTTATTAACGCACAGAACGTTTATTTCATCACCATTACATGTagccaataaattattaaaatggttTGATGAACCAGAAATACGAGATCGAGTCACACGAGTCGTATTACTATGGGTCAACAATCATTTTACTGATTTTGAAACAGATCCAAATATGATTGAATTCTTAGAGGCATTTGAACAACGTTTAGAAGATGAAAAAATGGCAGATCAATTAAGGTTACTAAATATATCATGTGCTGCAAAAGCACGTATTCGAAACGTTGTATTAGCACGGCCGAGTCGTGATGAGgttctaaattttcaaatattaggtGGTTATGAtcgaaattttggtatattcaTATCGAAAGTTGATAAACAATCAAAAGCTGAGAAATTAGGATTGAAACGTGGTGATCAAATATTGGATGTGAATGGACAAAGTTTTGAACATGTTAGTCATGCGAAAGCTTTAGAAATTCTTAGAGGGACTACGCATTTAAGTATAACAGTCAAGTCAAACTTATTTAACTTTAAG GAAATGTTAAATACACCTGATAATTCTCCAAGACCTAGAAGtagaaaaatttcagaaatatcACGATTACAAGCCGATCCAAGAGCTCGGTTATCGAGTGTAGATGCAGCAGGAATAATCATACCAGGAAGTAATCACGATAGTCCTTCAAGACCTTCTGTTGTTATGCACAGCCCACACAAAGAAAAATCTGTAAAAAGTTTTATGACACTTGGACCTAAACGTAGATTACAAAAAgctttgatgaaaataaacattttgccAAAAAATATGATCAA caGCAATAATGATTCAATGCAAGATTCTTTAAATCCAGCACCATTACCTGGTGCTTTGTATCAATCTCAAAGCAATCCTGATTTAATGTCATTATGTTACGATGATATCAGATGTACAGATTATCCAGAACATGTCTTAAAG GTGTACAGACCAGATCaaagttgtaaatatttattgatacatAAAGAGACTACTGCCCATGAAGTTGTTATGTTAGCTTTACAAGAATTTGGAATGACAGAACCAAGTTCGAATTATTCATTATGTGAAGTGAGTGTAAGTGATGGTCATGCTATCAAACAGAAACGACTTCCtgatcaattacaaaatttagcTGAATTAATTGGACTTAGCagtagatattatttaaaaacaaatggaaTTACAGAAACTTTAGTACCTGATGAACTTGCTGCAGAACTTGTACGCGAATCAGCCGTACATTTTCTACAGTTGAATGCTGTTGAAGTTGCCATTCAATTAACATTACag GATTTCAGTGTGTTTAGACAAATTGAATCAACAGAATATATAGacgatttatttgaattaaactcCAAATATGGCACACCAATGCTTGGACAATTTGCAGAATTAGTAAATCGTGAAATGTTTTGGGTGGTAACGGAAGTGTGTAGAGAATCAAATGTAGTTCGACGATCGAAAATCatcaaacaatttataaaagttgCAA ggCAATGCAAAgagtgtaaaaatttcaattcaatgttCGCAATAGTATCTGGATTAGGACATGGTGCTGTGTCACGATTACGACAAACTTGGGAACGTCTTCCAAGCAAATACCAACGTGCATTTTTGGATCTTCAACAATTGATGGATCCATCTAGAAATATGTCAAAGTATAGGCAACTTGTTAGTTCCGAACAAGCCCAACCACCAAtt aTTCCATTCTATCCAGTCGTTAAGAAAGATCTAACTTTTATTCATCTTGGGAACGATACAAAAGTTGAtggattaataaattttgaaaaattacgtaTGATTGCAAAGGAAGTGAGATCTTTAACAAATATGTGTAGCAGTCAATATGATCTATTAACAATGTTAGAACTTGGAGGTCAACCACCTAGTTCAGCAATGGTTGCACTTAATCAATTAACTACAAATATTGGTACACATCAGTCAG GTCAAACTACAGTTAAACGACGTAAAAAATCTGCAGCAGCTCCAAATCCAAAGAAAATGTTTGAAGAATCTCAAATGGTGCGTCGTGTGAAagcttatttaaataatatgcaaGTAATTAACGACGAAAGCAAACTACATGCTTTAAGTTTAGAATGTGAGGGTAATAATACAAGTGGAGGGGGCAGTGGCTTTGGTGGTGGTTCGAGCGGTGGATCTGGTCAACCATCCAGACGTCGTCATGCATCTCCAGCACCGTCAACCGCCAGCAGTACCAGTACAACAAGTGACGAAAGAAAACCTTCTGGAactaaatttg AACCTGGTAAAACAAGACCACATCAGCCACCACGACAAGTGAGCGGAGGATGTCTAGTGTCAGGTGGGGTGAATGTTTTAACATCTGGTATGATACCACTACCAGGTAGTTTAGCACCACCACATATACAAAATAGTAGAAGACCACCTAGTGCTACAGGCAGTTATACAGCTGGATATAATCATGCACCTGGTGCTGGGGGACGAGCAATGCATGAGAGATCACATTCCGATACACCAACACCGCTTCCTTCAGTTGCATTATCTGCTGAAAGTAGCAGTGTTACATCTCTTAGTAACCTTCCACTACGGAAAACATTAACATCAG GTGAGTTGGCATGCTACGGAATTTCAGGCTCGGTGACATCCTCCGATTCGGGTCACAGTACGGGCGCTGATACGCACAGCAATAGTTCTGCAGAATCAACCTTACCACTATCTGCTGCCACTACCACTACTACACACAATTATGCACCAACCATGTCAAATTACAAAGGTG GTGGAGCTAGTCGAAGACCACCTCCAGCGTATAGTGTTGCCGCTCAAATGGCACGATTACATCGTCTTGGACGTGCTCATTCACATGAAGGATGTCATTACCATACAGACCCGGACACAGATCAAG ATGACGAAGAAACACAAGTTTCAGCAGTTTAA
- the LOC123297343 gene encoding rap guanine nucleotide exchange factor 6 isoform X6, whose amino-acid sequence MSDLDPVFFRALSRPPGSRSLQDLQVIYYGLCSLEALHSYRDSELRALCKIVRLERHQANDVLYYTGELSTCWYILLSGSVFIDGSMYLPRSSFGKRSGGSARRPNECFVLEPSEMIVIDYVDDQSRNLRTPINSQTHFMEHSHQPRPVNLMFEDSFGGGGRGVIGNTMGLYQKCSRGSHSSDTSSAYSGSDTMASTHSELGETDDGLLDLTGIVESIVDSDEDDDLAESMDSLTVRDTVRECLEKDPSERSEEDIETLLEFTQHLKAFTNMTLAVRRALCQVMVFAVVEKAGTIVMNDREELDSWSVLVNGSVEVCIAGEPPRTLGLGDSFGILPTMEKLYHKGVMRTKCDDCQFVCITQTDYYRIQHQGEENTRRLEENGQVVLVTELRGTVESGVNHRGYVVIRGTPERLMLQLILENSLTDPTYVEDFLLTHRTFISSPLHVANKLLKWFDEPEIRDRVTRVVLLWVNNHFTDFETDPNMIEFLEAFEQRLEDEKMADQLRLLNISCAAKARIRNVVLARPSRDEVLNFQILGGYDRNFGIFISKVDKQSKAEKLGLKRGDQILDVNGQSFEHVSHAKALEILRGTTHLSITVKSNLFNFKEMLNTPDNSPRPRSRKISEISRLQADPRARLSSVDAAGIIIPGSNHDSPSRPSVVMHSPHKEKSVKSFMTLGPKRRLQKALMKINILPKNMINSNNDSMQDSLNPAPLPGALYQSQSNPDLMSLCYDDIRCTDYPEHVLKVYRPDQSCKYLLIHKETTAHEVVMLALQEFGMTEPSSNYSLCEVSVSDGHAIKQKRLPDQLQNLAELIGLSSRYYLKTNGITETLVPDELAAELVRESAVHFLQLNAVEVAIQLTLQDFSVFRQIESTEYIDDLFELNSKYGTPMLGQFAELVNREMFWVVTEVCRESNVVRRSKIIKQFIKVARQCKECKNFNSMFAIVSGLGHGAVSRLRQTWERLPSKYQRAFLDLQQLMDPSRNMSKYRQLVSSEQAQPPIIPFYPVVKKDLTFIHLGNDTKVDGLINFEKLRMIAKEVRSLTNMCSSQYDLLTMLELGGQPPSSAMVALNQLTTNIGTHQSGQTTVKRRKKSAAAPNPKKMFEESQMVRRVKAYLNNMQVINDESKLHALSLECEGNNTSGGGSGFGGGSSGGSGQPSRRRHASPAPSTASSTSTTSDERKPSGTKFGAASPQAVRKLLSLSEPGKTRPHQPPRQVSGGCLVSGGVNVLTSGMIPLPGSLAPPHIQNSRRPPSATGSYTAGYNHAPGAGGRAMHERSHSDTPTPLPSVALSAESSSVTSLSNLPLRKTLTSGGASRRPPPAYSVAAQMARLHRLGRAHSHEGCHYHTDPDTDQDDEETQVSAV is encoded by the exons TTTTGGGAAAAGATCTGGTGGGAGTGCTCGGCGACCAAATGAGTGCTTTGTTCTGGAACCATCTGAGATGATTGtg ATTGACTATGTCGACGATCAATCCAGAAATTTACGTACTCCAATAAATTCACAAACACACTTCATGGAGCACTCACATCAACCAAGACCAGTCAATCTCATGTTTGAGGATTct tttggcGGTGGAGGCCGTGGAGTTATTGGCAATACTATGGGATTGTATCAAAAATGTAGTCGTGGTTCACATAGCTCAGATACAAGCTCAGCATACAGTGGCTCAGATACAATGGCATCTACACACAGTGAACTTGGTGAAACTGATGATGGTCTTTTAGATCTCACCGGCATTGTTGAGAGCATAGTTGATAGCGATGAAGATGATGATCTTGCAGAGAGTATGGAT aGTTTGACAGTACGTGATACGGTTCGAGAATGTTTAGAAAAAGATCCATCAGAACGATCAGAAGAGGATATCGAAACATTGTTAGAATTTACGCAACATTTAAAAGCATTTACCAATATGACTCTGGCCGTGAGAAGAGCTCTTTGCCAAGTTATG gtATTTGCCGTTGTGGAGAAGGCCGGTACAATTGTGATGAATGATCGTGAAGAATTGGATTCATGGAGTGTTTTAGTGAATGGTAGTGTAGAAGTTTGTATAGCTGGTGAACCACCACGAACCTTAGGATTAGGTGATTCATTTGGAATTCTACCAACAatggaaaaattatatcataagGGTGTTATGCGTACCAAATGTGATGATTGTCAATTTGTTTGTATCACTCAAACTGATTATTACAG AATTCAACATCAAGGAGAAGAAAATACAAGGCGACTTGAAGAAAATGGTCAAGTAGTTTTAGTAACTGAACTACGTGGAACTGTCGAATCAGGTGTAAATCATCGAGGATACGTTGTTATACGG gggacACCAGAACGATTAATGttacaattaatattagaaaattcatTAACGGATCCTACGTACGTTGAAGATTTTTTATTAACGCACAGAACGTTTATTTCATCACCATTACATGTagccaataaattattaaaatggttTGATGAACCAGAAATACGAGATCGAGTCACACGAGTCGTATTACTATGGGTCAACAATCATTTTACTGATTTTGAAACAGATCCAAATATGATTGAATTCTTAGAGGCATTTGAACAACGTTTAGAAGATGAAAAAATGGCAGATCAATTAAGGTTACTAAATATATCATGTGCTGCAAAAGCACGTATTCGAAACGTTGTATTAGCACGGCCGAGTCGTGATGAGgttctaaattttcaaatattaggtGGTTATGAtcgaaattttggtatattcaTATCGAAAGTTGATAAACAATCAAAAGCTGAGAAATTAGGATTGAAACGTGGTGATCAAATATTGGATGTGAATGGACAAAGTTTTGAACATGTTAGTCATGCGAAAGCTTTAGAAATTCTTAGAGGGACTACGCATTTAAGTATAACAGTCAAGTCAAACTTATTTAACTTTAAG GAAATGTTAAATACACCTGATAATTCTCCAAGACCTAGAAGtagaaaaatttcagaaatatcACGATTACAAGCCGATCCAAGAGCTCGGTTATCGAGTGTAGATGCAGCAGGAATAATCATACCAGGAAGTAATCACGATAGTCCTTCAAGACCTTCTGTTGTTATGCACAGCCCACACAAAGAAAAATCTGTAAAAAGTTTTATGACACTTGGACCTAAACGTAGATTACAAAAAgctttgatgaaaataaacattttgccAAAAAATATGATCAA caGCAATAATGATTCAATGCAAGATTCTTTAAATCCAGCACCATTACCTGGTGCTTTGTATCAATCTCAAAGCAATCCTGATTTAATGTCATTATGTTACGATGATATCAGATGTACAGATTATCCAGAACATGTCTTAAAG GTGTACAGACCAGATCaaagttgtaaatatttattgatacatAAAGAGACTACTGCCCATGAAGTTGTTATGTTAGCTTTACAAGAATTTGGAATGACAGAACCAAGTTCGAATTATTCATTATGTGAAGTGAGTGTAAGTGATGGTCATGCTATCAAACAGAAACGACTTCCtgatcaattacaaaatttagcTGAATTAATTGGACTTAGCagtagatattatttaaaaacaaatggaaTTACAGAAACTTTAGTACCTGATGAACTTGCTGCAGAACTTGTACGCGAATCAGCCGTACATTTTCTACAGTTGAATGCTGTTGAAGTTGCCATTCAATTAACATTACag GATTTCAGTGTGTTTAGACAAATTGAATCAACAGAATATATAGacgatttatttgaattaaactcCAAATATGGCACACCAATGCTTGGACAATTTGCAGAATTAGTAAATCGTGAAATGTTTTGGGTGGTAACGGAAGTGTGTAGAGAATCAAATGTAGTTCGACGATCGAAAATCatcaaacaatttataaaagttgCAA ggCAATGCAAAgagtgtaaaaatttcaattcaatgttCGCAATAGTATCTGGATTAGGACATGGTGCTGTGTCACGATTACGACAAACTTGGGAACGTCTTCCAAGCAAATACCAACGTGCATTTTTGGATCTTCAACAATTGATGGATCCATCTAGAAATATGTCAAAGTATAGGCAACTTGTTAGTTCCGAACAAGCCCAACCACCAAtt aTTCCATTCTATCCAGTCGTTAAGAAAGATCTAACTTTTATTCATCTTGGGAACGATACAAAAGTTGAtggattaataaattttgaaaaattacgtaTGATTGCAAAGGAAGTGAGATCTTTAACAAATATGTGTAGCAGTCAATATGATCTATTAACAATGTTAGAACTTGGAGGTCAACCACCTAGTTCAGCAATGGTTGCACTTAATCAATTAACTACAAATATTGGTACACATCAGTCAG GTCAAACTACAGTTAAACGACGTAAAAAATCTGCAGCAGCTCCAAATCCAAAGAAAATGTTTGAAGAATCTCAAATGGTGCGTCGTGTGAAagcttatttaaataatatgcaaGTAATTAACGACGAAAGCAAACTACATGCTTTAAGTTTAGAATGTGAGGGTAATAATACAAGTGGAGGGGGCAGTGGCTTTGGTGGTGGTTCGAGCGGTGGATCTGGTCAACCATCCAGACGTCGTCATGCATCTCCAGCACCGTCAACCGCCAGCAGTACCAGTACAACAAGTGACGAAAGAAAACCTTCTGGAactaaatttg gaGCTGCATCACCGCAAGCTGtacgaaaattattatctttatcaGAACCTGGTAAAACAAGACCACATCAGCCACCACGACAAGTGAGCGGAGGATGTCTAGTGTCAGGTGGGGTGAATGTTTTAACATCTGGTATGATACCACTACCAGGTAGTTTAGCACCACCACATATACAAAATAGTAGAAGACCACCTAGTGCTACAGGCAGTTATACAGCTGGATATAATCATGCACCTGGTGCTGGGGGACGAGCAATGCATGAGAGATCACATTCCGATACACCAACACCGCTTCCTTCAGTTGCATTATCTGCTGAAAGTAGCAGTGTTACATCTCTTAGTAACCTTCCACTACGGAAAACATTAACATCAG GTGGAGCTAGTCGAAGACCACCTCCAGCGTATAGTGTTGCCGCTCAAATGGCACGATTACATCGTCTTGGACGTGCTCATTCACATGAAGGATGTCATTACCATACAGACCCGGACACAGATCAAG ATGACGAAGAAACACAAGTTTCAGCAGTTTAA